The following is a genomic window from Capnocytophaga stomatis.
ACAAACGAAATAATTTGGTTGTTACTTACCGATGAAGCCCATAATCCCACTGCTGCAAAAGAAGCAATAAGCAGAAAAAGAGCAATATATGACCCGATTGTACCCGCAATATCTAAATTTCCGACAGGGTTGCCTAAAATCCACACCATATATATATATATAACAGAAGGAATGAGTATGATGAGAAGCAGAAATAAAATTCCGAAATATTTTCCAAGCACAATTTGCAAGGTACTCACGGGCTTTGTGAATAGAAGTGTAAGCATTCCGCTACGTTTTTCTTCAGAGATGGAACGCATTGTAAGGGCTGGAACTAAAAATACAAAAATCCACGATGAAATCTTAAAAAATGGAAGTAAATCAGCAAAATTACTGTTGAAAATGTTGTATTCCGTTTTCAGAATCCATAAAAATAATCCGTTTAGTATAACAAATAACCCAATGACGGTAAAACCGATAGGGGAAGTAAAAAAGTAACGTATTTCTTTTTTGAATAATGCGTACATTTTAAATCAATTTTTAAAAATGAAGGCTTTATATTGTGAATGAGGTTTGAAATTTAAAATTCTGTTTACAAAATCT
Proteins encoded in this region:
- the gldF gene encoding gliding motility-associated ABC transporter permease subunit GldF — protein: MYALFKKEIRYFFTSPIGFTVIGLFVILNGLFLWILKTEYNIFNSNFADLLPFFKISSWIFVFLVPALTMRSISEEKRSGMLTLLFTKPVSTLQIVLGKYFGILFLLLIILIPSVIYIYMVWILGNPVGNLDIAGTIGSYIALFLLIASFAAVGLWASSVSNNQIISFVLAAFLCFFFFFGLDQIVELIFPENLSKIGFQSHFDAISRGVIDSRNIIYFLSVIAFFLYITTLSLKSYKL